From a single Pyxicephalus adspersus chromosome 11, UCB_Pads_2.0, whole genome shotgun sequence genomic region:
- the CAMK2N1 gene encoding calcium/calmodulin-dependent protein kinase II inhibitor 1, whose amino-acid sequence MSEVLPFSEAEQRGHYADGGGDGQIPLTCRLQDTGNFYGSSSQGGGKRPPKLGQIGRSKRVVIEDERIEAVLMSEKAPPAV is encoded by the exons ATGTCCGAGGTGCTGCCCTTCAGCGAAGCCGAGCAGCGGGGGCATTATGCCGACGGAGGGGGGGATGGCCAGATCCCCCTCACCTGCCGCCTTCAGGACACTGGCAACTTCTATGGCAGCTCCAGCCAGGGGGGCGGAAAAAGACCCCCCAAACTCGGGCAGATTGGGCGCAGCAAGAGAG TGGTGATAGAAGACGAGCGGATCGAAGCCGTCCTCATGTCGGAGAAAGCCCCACCTGCCGTCTAA